From Plasmodium brasilianum strain Bolivian I chromosome 2, whole genome shotgun sequence, one genomic window encodes:
- a CDS encoding vacuolar protein sorting-associated protein 51, which translates to MSNYNKSDRRKNVGSILCSYYNLERENNCNRKENHMNSLSYKDQVTRNDITDEDKYRKLKTDKGNTNDISKEMNSEVYIDELDKKSSEFNVNDYFKKLLEKSSLEELIHKSKKIEKEIKQNDSFMQSLVYENYSKFIDATDTIVLLKKNFKNVKEKIKNINDHLTYIDDNSNLVSSKVSENFEKIENLIQIKKLLNDINIIMKIPKNMFSLIIQRKYINSLKLFIEAVPFFYKNQHFRVFQNLYLDCDNLANIACYMYLKELKGGKIDRGKAEHSRKSLQDETGSREEDTELGEQDEKGERNNPIFFDKDNLENSFHILHSHVGLSEQIVSCLYLVLAYGEDKKNVRNMYIQNRIMALRYLLQNIFSLNNYVNFGAKEMPLAGTALGRSKLHNERSGSGNETVNGNENGNDHENIHGSSSSNIKVYIRDANDDTCSNELYNKIFENILELSFKYLVNFFFGVIENFEEIFLSEGYSNNKASTEKIFFLNGKEVKPSEAIPYITGLINNLNLNIREKSRERKMDGTAERLSSTLFPSSYDPNAKWLQLEEEEICMSYNPFNKVRYDDVFNLWDTVVDDDDKKMMESLTKSFFNVLLKLTVDLIYMFNPPIQLIVLSLNKLIVNVKNYEARKSSGSSSSSSSCVSGSTSALVMIPFLSRFIKKTYYIVLKLRFYNLCFTNNLNLTNFLNLCNKKDLNYVLDDKNELGHNVLLSLCLTFMDLSTFYEQVQVVNTHFYFKNIINFVIIYFIFLTKFINSFIYHFVCVYDRKDMRCDESKREEANKEQVVINNVHVKDCNYDAPVCNKRKKNIQNDEMCSEGDITIIENKCINMSEHMRMKFVNDKDEEEFYMSDILVDEYSDDSYVDNEKNTIKYKNIYLTSYDCDGDGAKRGTREKVPSCSKHLSYYLYNGIHISNTPFQNILRNTKKYMKMDYEQFFEQIIERQNFEAKKNKKIYFLLSLVSIFQNFKEEGISKIFSIIVDMYKEGYALVNDRRKICLSNELKTLLYEDVYSFFKEDNSSNEEGEECEMNTLIRTTNGRESDKHTDRHNTDIDLDTQADMRTSLHADDTEWTWEEGKRLGFHLSVVDKSKMRKDSKDIKNGKYTKDSKYTKDGKYTKGGKENDEINASLNANKGDLYSKLSFRKSKTSEQHEGKSNTLIVAIKSNEKRGYIYRKKANNNGNDLDRNGNSQCALMSKSVDEGNVNDKDGSKYDDMSDRSDMSGHSGRSSHDGINSSLRGMTHEGRKKKKIEDFMSGETDGKSKNIPSKQYYSDDDFYSEKNEKEMKKYALGICNFVRYKFHEKYNELMNLFISYYINKISHNIKTYIQNGKWVEGEEVKLVSNNFIYLFKNIHKIYSTLTLFFDRKIKGSSYTLYELNELYVNIVRELERICKTSSKEQKFTSNVMHNINLTPNDKKQISQNVRDNKSSSVSTNISTTFDTNVNVNIGRGNILCLPGYQRNIEMYMYKLYMLKMENYKKNIPLKASKIILVIIKILFKNYTEYVRNAHFNEYRFYKLKIDFFFYFHCLKYYIPVDDENVLFVILDEVLINANDRICGLHRTDDGRSVYRIHMLDDIGIDTDANVKFILRNIRRR; encoded by the coding sequence atgagTAACTATAACAAAAGCGATAGGAGAAAAAACGTGGGCTCCATATTATGCAGCTACTACAATTTAGAAAGGGAAAATAACTGCAATAGGAAGGAAAACCATATGAATAGTTTAAGTTACAAAGATCAAGTGACTAGAAATGATATAACAGATGAAGACAAGTATAGAAAATTAAAGACTGATAAAGGGAATACAAATGACATATCAAAAGAAATGAACAGTGAGGTATATATAGACGAACTGGATAAAAAAAGTTCTGAATTTAATGTTaatgattattttaaaaagttattaGAAAAGTCCAGTTTAGAAGAATTAATACACAAGTCCAAAAAAATCGAAAAGGAAATTAAACAGAATGATAGCTTTATGCAATCTTTAGTATATGAGAATTACAGTAAATTTATAGATGCTACTGATACGATAGtgcttttgaaaaaaaattttaaaaatgtaaaggaaaaaataaaaaatataaatgatcaTCTTACATATATTGATGATAATTCCAATTTGGTTAGTAGCAAAGTGTcagaaaattttgaaaaaattgaaaatttaatacaaataaaaaaactgttaaatgatattaatataattatgaaaataccCAAAAATATGTTCTCTTTAATTATTCAAAGGAAATACATAAACTctttgaaattatttatcGAAGCCGTTCcattcttttataaaaatcaaCACTTTAGggtttttcaaaatttgtatttaGACTGCGATAATTTAGCAAACATTGCTTGTTACATGTACTTAAAGGAATTGAAAGGGGGAAAAATTGATAGAGGAAAAGCTGAACATAGTAGAAAAAGTCTACAAGATGAAACAGGTTCACGGGAGGAAGATACAGAATTGGGTGAACAAGATGAAAAGGGAGAAAGGAACAACCCCATCTTTTTCGATAAAGACAATTTAGAAAATTCTTTTCATATACTTCATTCTCATGTTGGGTTAAGTGAGCAAATCGTGTCCTGTCTCTATTTAGTACTAGCATATGgggaagataaaaaaaatgtaagaaaTATGTACATTCAGAATAGAATTATGGCATTAAGATATTTATTACAGAACATATTTAGCCTGAACAATTACGTAAATTTCGGTGCGAAGGAGATGCCTTTGGCGGGTACAGCCCTGGGAAGAAGTAAACTACATAACGAGAGAAGTGGAAGTGGTAATGAAACGGTTAATGGCAATGAAAATGGAAACGACCATGAAAACATCCATGGAAGTAGCAGCAGCAATATCAAGGTGTACATTCGGGACGCGAATGACGACACGTGCTCCAATGAACtgtacaataaaatattcgaAAACATTCTGGAGCTATCGTTTAAGTACTTggtaaatttcttttttggtgtcattgaaaattttgaagaGATTTTTCTAAGTGAAGGTTATTCTAATAATAAGGCAAGTACAGagaagatattttttttaaatggaaAAGAAGTAAAACCGTCTGAGGCTATCCCATATATAACTGGTTTAATAAACAATCTTAACTTGAatataagagaaaaaagtcGAGAGCGAAAAATGGATGGAACAGCAGAACGGCTGTCATCGACTCTTTTCCCTTCTTCATATGATCCCAATGCAAAATGGCTTCAACTTGAGGAGGAAGAGATATGTATGAGTTACAACCCTTTTAATAAAGTGAGATACGATGATGTATTCAACTTGTGGGACACAGTAGTTGACGATGATGATAAGAAAATGATGGAATCATTAACAAAAAGCTTCTTTAATGTTTTACTAAAGTTAACGGTTgaccttatatatatgtttaaccCACCCATACAACTAATTGTTCTTTCGCTAAACAAGTTAATAGTAaacgtaaaaaattatgaggCGCGCAAAAGTAGCggtagtagtagcagcagCAGTAGCTGCGTCAGTGGCAGTACCAGTGCATTGGTGATGATCCCATTTTTGAGTAGATTCATAAAGAAGACGTATTACATAGTACTGAAGCTAcggttttataatttatgctttacgaataatttaaatctcacgaactttttaaatttatgtaataagaaagatttaaattatgtattagatgataaaaatgaactGGGTCATAATGTTTTGTTGAGCCTTTGTCTAACGTTCATGGATTTATCGACATTTTATGAACAGGTACAGGTGGTAAATacgcatttttattttaaaaatataataaatttcgttattatttattttatttttctcacaaaatttataaattcctTTATATACCATTTCGTTTGTGTGTATGATAGAAAAGATATGCGGTGTGACGAATCAAAAAGGGAGGAGGCAAATAAAGAACAGgtagtaataaataatgtcCATGTGAAGGACTGTAATTATGATGCACCTGTAtgtaacaaaagaaaaaaaaatatacaaaatgatGAGATGTGTAGTGAAGGGGATATCActattattgaaaataagTGCATTAACATGAGTGAACATATGCGTATGAAATTTGTAAATGACAAGGATGAGGAGGAATTTTATATGAGTGATATATTAGTGGATGAATACTCAGATGACTCCTATGTAgataacgaaaaaaatacgattaagtacaaaaatatttatttaacttcGTATGACTGTGATGGTGATGGGGCAAAAAGAGGGACTAGAGAAAAGGTCCCAAGTTGTTCGAAACACTTGTCCTATTACTTATATAATGGTATTCATATAAGTAATACTCCATTTCAAAATATCTTAcgaaatacaaaaaaatatatgaaaatggATTATGAACAATTCTTTGAGCAAATTATAGAAAGGCAAAATTtcgaagcaaaaaaaaataagaagatCTACTTTTTGTTATCTCTAGTGAgcatatttcaaaattttaaagaagaaggtatttctaaaatatttagTATAATTGTTGATATGTACAAAGAAGGTTACGCTTTGGTGAATGACAGAAGGAAAATATGTTTAAGTAACGAACTGAAAACGCTCTTATATGAGGAtgtatattccttttttaaagaagataatagtagtaatgaGGAGGGGGAGGAATGTGAAATGAATACTTTAATCCGTACCACGAATGGGAGAGAGAGTGATAAACACACTGATCGGCATAACACTGACATTGACCTGGATACACAAGCGGATATGCGCACTAGTCTTCACGCTGATGATACTGAATGGACATGGGAGGAGGGAAAGAGGCTGGGTTTCCACCTAAGTGTTGTagataaaagtaaaatgcgTAAAGATagtaaagatataaaaaatggtaaatacACAAAGGATAGCAAATACACAAAGGATGGTAAATACACAAAGGGTGGTAAAGAGAATGATGAAATCAACGCTAGTTTGAATGCCAACAAAGGGGACTTATATAGTAAACTATCATTCCGAAAAAGTAAAACTTCAGAACAACATGAGGGAAAAAGTAACACATTAATAGTAGCAATAaaatcaaatgaaaaaagaggTTATATTTATCGTAAAAAGGCTAATAACAATGGCAATGATTTAGATAGGAATGGAAATTCTCAATGTGCCCTCATGAGTAAGTCGGTTGATGAGGGAAATGTTAACGATAAGGATGGAAGTAAGTACGACGACATGAGCGATCGCAGCGATATGAGTGGACACAGTGGTAGGAGTAGCCACGACGGGATTAATTCATCCCTTAGGGGAATGACGCACgagggaagaaaaaaaaagaaaattgaaGATTTCATGTCCGGTGAAACAGACggaaaatcaaaaaatattccatCAAAGCAATATTACAGTGATGATGATTTTTATAgcgaaaaaaatgaaaaagagatGAAGAAATATGCATTAGGCATATGTAATTTTGTAAGGTATAAATTTcacgaaaaatataatgaattaatgaatttgtttatttcctattatattaataaaatatccCATAACATAAAAACATACATTCAGAATGGGAAATGGGTAGAGGGAGAAGAGGTAAAACTAGTGagcaataattttatatacctttttaaaaatattcataaaatttattctaCGTTAACGCTTTTTTTTGatcgaaaaataaaagggtCATCATATACCTTGTACGAATTAAACGAACTCTATGTAAATATAGTACGGGAATTAGAAAGAATTTGCAAAACAAGTTCGAAAGAACAAAAGTTTACTTCAAATGTGatgcataatataaatttaactcCCAATGATAAGAAGCAAATTAGTCAAAACGTAAGAGATAATAAAAGCAGTAGTGTTAGCACTAACATTAGTACTACGTTTGATACTAACGTTAACGTTAACATTGGCCGTGgcaatatattatgtttacCGGGTTACCAGAGGAATAtagaaatgtatatgtataaactgTACATGCTGAAGATggaaaattacaaaaaaaatattcctctTAAAGCTAGCAAAATTATCCTTgtcataattaaaatattgtttaaaaACTACACGGAATATGTAAGAAATGCACATTTTAATGAATACCgtttttacaaattaaaaattgattttttcttttactttcattgtttgaaatattatattcctgttgatgatgaaaatgttttatttgttattctAGACGAGGTATTGATAAATGCAAATGATAGAATATGCGGTCTACATAGAACAGATGACGGACGGTCTGTCTATCGTATTCACATGCTGGACGATATCGGCATTGACACGGATGCAAACGTGAAGTTTATACTGCGCAACATCAGGAGGCGTTAG
- a CDS encoding vacuolar protein sorting-associated protein VTA1, with protein sequence MHEGEEANSEENKKVNIKSIHFILKKSEELEKDHLLVSFLCTLYIAEQLNNYLKNNYGDTAKNIMIKCIDKAEQIRPLFDSVDYNKLADFCKKLFLAADKCDRNEEMTKRTMHMFFTSQIFYEILNHFRQLDDDEKEKYMYAKYKTIYLKKCFDKDIKPESGLPVEQKGETSLSAESDGEIRKEGKEMNEKSAHNETINEKIIIKNDNHNNYFEDIKELELDKCKKVEKNVDFALSLRHAQYAVNAIMFEDLTTAKRELQLALSYLE encoded by the exons ATGCACGAAGGGGAGGAAGCAAATTcagaagaaaacaaaaaagttaatataaagtctattcattttatattaaagaaatcGGAGGAGTTGGAAAAGGATCATTTATTAG TTTCCTTTCTCTGTACACTTTACATTGCCGAgcaattaaataattacctcaaaaataattatggcGATACAG CGAAAAACATTATGATAAAATGCATAGATAAAGCTGAACAAATCAGGCCATTATTTGACTCGGTAGACTACAATAAGTTAGCTGATTTTTGCAAAA AGTTATTCTTAGCAGCTGATAAATGCGATAGAAATGAGGAGATGACAAAAAGAACAATGCACATGTTTTTCACTTcgcaaatattttatgaaatactTAATCACTTTAGACAACTAGATGatgatgaaaaagaaaaatacatgtaTGCTAAATATAAGAccatatacttaaaaaagtGTTTTGACAAAGATATAAAACCCGAGTCAGGCTTACCAGTGGAACAAAAGGGAGAAACTTCGCTTTCAG CAGAGTCCGATGGAGAGATCAGGAAAGAGGGAAAAGAAATGAACGAAAAATCGGCCCATAATGAaacaataaatgaaaaaattatcataaaaaatgataaccacaataattattttgagGATATTAAGGAACTTGAATtgg ATAAGTGcaaaaaagtagaaaaaaatgtGGATTTTGCCTTAAGTTTAAGGCACGCCCAATATGCCGTAAATG CCATAATGTTTGAAGATTTGACCACAGCAAAACGAGAATTACAACTTGCCCTCTCATACCTGGAATAG
- a CDS encoding aspartate--tRNA ligase: MEGENANMNNNFIDEVSDKKKEKKAKKLAEKEMKLAKKAERENLKNEANKILEYVCEDINKDTYGYINISRIKENSDNIKLYNLEEIYNLLEKKDCIYESEKLEDGTNNINGNGNSDYNDSTDNCDKLGMDMTDRQMNKLAYDELMGKKIWTRGRIHDIRSKGSLAFIILRYKFYSLQCILDIKHNNNDKNMMKWVSNLSLESIVDIYGKLIKPEVPIDSTNIKYEIHINKIFCISRTTKEIPFLLKDANMKETSEEGTIKVNQDNRLNNRCIDLRTYANFSIFALQSQICKIFRDFLYQHNFIEIHTPKLLGESSEGGANAFQINYFNQKGFLAQSPQLYKQMCINSGFDRVFEIAPVFRAENSNTYRHLCEYVSLDIEMTYKYDYMENVYFYDSLFKHIFKHLSNLEKNKMFIKIIKNQYPGEDFKWLEVTPIFTYIEAIEILIKHNKLNLKEEEILTYDMTTDMEKELGKIIKVSHNTDYYIIVNFPSALRPFYTMYNERDPKISNSYDFFMRGEEILSGSQRISDVKLLINNINLFKLDINKLNFYVDSFAYSSYPHSGCGIGLERVLMLFLGLNNIRKTSLFPRDPKRLVP, translated from the coding sequence atggaaggagaaaatgcaaatatgaacaataacTTTATAGATGAAGTAAGTGAtaagaagaaagaaaagaaggcAAAAAAGCTAGctgaaaaagaaatgaaattagcaaaaaaagcagaaagagaaaatttaaaaaatgaagcgAACAAAATTTTAGAATACGTATGTGAGgatattaataaagataCCTATGGGTACATCAATATTTCAAGGATTAAAGAAAATAGTGACAACATAAAATTGTATAATTTAGAAGAGATATACAATTTATTAGAAAAGAAGGATTGTATTTACGAAAGTGAGAAGTTGGAGGATGGTACAAATAACATAAATGGTAACGGCAATAGTGATTATAATGATAGTACGGATAATTGTGATAAATTGGGAATGGACATGACGGACAGACAGATGAACAAGTTAGCATATGATGAAttaatgggaaaaaaaatatggacaAGGGGAAGGATTCATGATATTAGGAGCAAGGGTTCATTagcatttattattttgagatataaattttactcATTACAATGTATACTAGatattaaacataataataatgataagaATATGATGAAATGGGTTAGTAACTTATCTTTAGAATCTATCGTAGACATATATGGGAAATTAATTAAGCCAGAAGTACCTATAGATAGTacgaatataaaatatgaaattcatataaataaaattttttgtataagtAGAACAACAAAAGAaataccttttttattaaaagatgCTAATATGAAAGAAACATCTGAAGAGGGTACGATTAAAGTAAATCAAGATAACCGACTCAACAATAGATGTATTGATTTGCGTACATATGCAAATTTTAGTATTTTCGCACTTCAATCacaaatttgtaaaatttttagagattttttatatcaacataattttatagaaatacATACTCCAAAATTATTAGGTGAAAGTAGTGAAGGTGGAGCTAATGCATTCcagataaattattttaatcaaAAAGGCTTTTTAGCTCAATCACcacaattatataaacagATGTGTATTAATTCAGGATTTGATCGAGTGTTTGAAATAGCCCCAGTTTTTAGAGCTGAAAATAGTAACACATACAGACACCTATGTGAATATGTATCTTTAGATATTGAAATGACCtataaatatgattatatggaaaatgtttatttctatgattctttatttaaacatatttttaagcaTCTATccaatttagaaaaaaataaaatgtttataaaaattataaaaaatcaaTACCCAGGGGAAGATTTTAAATGGTTAGAAGTTACAccaatttttacttatatagaGGCAATAgagatattaataaaacataataaattaaatctaaaagaagaagaaatttTAACCTATGATATGACAACAGATATGGAAAAGGAGCtaggaaaaattattaaggtTTCTCATAATACGGACTATTacattattgttaattttccTTCAGCATTAAGGCCTTTTTATACCATGTATAATGAAAGGGACCCCAAAATTTCAAACTcttatgatttttttatgaGGGGTGAGGAAATATTATCAGGTTCTCAAAGAATTAGTGatgttaaattattaataaataatataaatctaTTCAAGTTAGATATCAACAAACTGAATTTTTATGTTGATTCCTTTGCGTATTCATCTTACCCACACTCGGGTTGTGGTATAGGACTAGAAAGAGTACTCATGCTTTTCCTTGGTCTAAACAATATCAGAAAAACTTCTCTTTTTCCAAGGGACCCCAAGAGATTAGTGCCgtaa
- a CDS encoding seipin domain-containing protein, giving the protein MDKHNHRIDRLGSGSGEHIWEEVGETEEKVDKVVREEVVAGGNTSDEVVNDLVEEVVSEAMNQSEDESIDETTHETEDETSNEPVGGPVEEHVEEQVDEPVEEQVEQVDKSADEPIDKGVANSNPNCRNREDETHSRNIKHFCKLKKKYLYLKKREYASFRYKKKRKRKRKDSKHLLNSISEALSHIIKYMNKKYVKMKRHFKNTFPNLNIKRFLYVLLLYLLINVALFLFSIFMYFFVYFYLIPQNKYIYPIDFSLARNPIEDYLKSKIYDHDTNYMGDNSTCPSMNKSEDLYLKHLHSIKSEILNSIKSKGTCCCSEKWNNMSYDNIFPFRYKRESYKNNEKLHLFDDEIEYKYLQNNILIGQANFQNVSNEEKSNKNESFYKFFIPLSRKQKKISTLNIKKGYKIDVVLNFSYMNNDYNDKFSFLQLETDIFSKNDDIILRKEKMHINNKNYDFINKLYLFLNAPFYFFNVLNRRTTEISLVNDYEYMTDFHKIKIYIYPPIQIYEAYVVVLVYSNFIYYYIYKYPFLFFYVFIFTLSSFLIFVNTILFLLVGLYYYLLNKI; this is encoded by the coding sequence ATGGATAAACACAATCACAGGATTGACAGATTAGGTAGTGGGAGTGGTGAACATATATGGGAAGAAGTAGGTGAAACAGAAGAGAAAGTAGATAAAGTGGTACGGGAAGAGGTTGTTGCAGGGGGAAATACATCAGATGAGGTAGTGAATGACCTAGTGGAGGAAGTAGTAAGTGAAGCAATGAACCAATCGGAAGACGAATCAATAGACGAAACGACACATGAAACGGAAGATGAAACATCAAATGAACCGGTAGGTGGACCGGTAGAAGAACATGTAGAAGAACAAGTAGACGAACCGGTAGAAGAACAGGTAGAACAAGTAGACAAATCGGCAGATGAACCTATAGACAAAGGTGTGGCTAATTCCAACCCAAACTGCAGAAACAGGGAGGACGAAACTCACTctagaaatataaaacacttttgtaaattaaaaaaaaaatacttgtACCTTAAGAAAAGGGAATATGCATCAtttagatataaaaaaaagaggaaaagaaaaaggaaggaCAGTAAACATCTTTTGAATTCAATTTCAGAAGCATTAAgtcatataattaaatatatgaataaaaaatacgttaaaatgaaaagacaTTTTAAAAACACCTTTcctaatttaaatattaaacgGTTCTTATATGTGTTGCTATTATATTTACTGATAAATGTAgcattatttcttttctccatatttatgtatttctttGTGTATTTTTATCTCATTCCacagaataaatatatttatcctATAGATTTTTCTTTAGCGAGAAATCCCATTGAAGATTATTTAAAGAGTAAAATTTATGATCATGACACAAATTATATGGGGGATAATTCCACTTGTCCTAGCATGAACAAATCGGAAGATTTGTATTTGAAACATTTACATTCTATTAAAAgtgaaattttaaatagtaTAAAAAGTAAAGGTACTTGTTGCTGCTCCGAAAAATGGAACAATATGtcatatgataatatttttccatttcgaTATAAAAGGgaaagttataaaaataatgaaaaattacatCTTTTTGATGATGAAATAgagtataaatatttacaaaataatatattaataggTCAGGCAAATTTTCAAAACGTTTCAAATGAAGAAAAGTCAAACAAGAATGaaagtttttataaattttttatacccCTTTCgagaaagcaaaaaaaaataagtactcttaatataaaaaaaggttaTAAAATTGACGTTgttctaaatttttcatatatgaataatgatTACAACGATAAATTTAGTTTCCTTCAACTAGAAACCGACATTTTTAGCAAAAATgatgatattattttaagaaaagaaaagatgcatattaataataaaaattatgactttataaataaattatatttatttcttaatgctcctttttatttttttaacgtaCTTAATCGCAGAACTACTGAAATAAGTTTAGTGAAtgattatgaatatatgacAGATTTccacaaaattaaaatatatatatacccaccAATACAAATTTATGAAGCTTATGTAGTTGTGCTAGTGTATtctaatttcatttattattatatatataaatacccttttctctttttttatgtcttTATTTTCACATTATCTTCcttcttaatttttgtaaatacaaTCCTTTTCCTTCTAGTAGGATTATATTATTACCTCctcaataaaatatga